The DNA region GCGGCATCTCCATCTCACCCATCGAACCGCCGGAACTGCCCATCGCCATGTAGTCCGGCACAAGTTTGTTGATACGTTTCGCCAGGTCTTTCTGCGGTACGCCAATGAGGTTCGGAACCTGATGCCCCATCGCATTCATCGTGTGATGCGACTTGTGGCAGTGAAACGCCCAGTCACCGGGCCGGTTTGCCGTGAACTCGATGGCGCGCATCTGACCGACTGCAACATCGGCGGTCACTTCCGGCCAGCGAGCAGAAGGAGGAATCCATCCACCGTCAGTTCCGGCGACCTCGAAGCTGTACCCGTGAAGATGGATGGGGTGGTTGGTCATCGTCAGATTGCCGAAGCGGATGCGCACTCGGTCTCCTGCGCGTACCGGCAGCGGGTCGACGCCAGGAAAGACCCGCGCATTCCACGTCCACATGTTGAAGTCCGTCATTTCGTTGACGCGCGGAGTGAAGCTCCCCGGGTCGATGTCGTAAGCGGACATCAGGAACACGAAGTCGCGGTCCACCTGCATGACGCTGCGGTCCTTCGGGTGCACGATGAACGTGCCCATCATCCCCATGGCCATCTGCACCATCTCGTCGGCATGCGGGTGATACATGAAAGTGCCGTGCTTCTCGAGCTGGAACTCATAGACGAACGTCTTGCCGGGCGGGATGTGCGGTTGCGTAAGACCGCCAACGCCGTCCATCCCGGACGGCACGAGCATCCCGTGCCAGTGAACGGTGGTGTGTTCAGGCAGTTTGTTGGTCACGAAGATACGAACCTTGTCACCTTCGACCGCCTCGATGGTCGGGCCAGGTGCCTGGCCGTTATAGCCCCAGAGATTTGCCTTCATGCCTGGTGCCATTTCGCGAACGACCGGCTCGGCGATGAGGTGGAACTCCTTCCAGCCGTTCTTCATCCGCCAGGGCAGTGTCCATCCGTTAAGCGTGGCCACCGGCGTATAGGGGCGACCATTGGGAGGAACAAGCGGCGGCTGCGTCGCCGTTTTTTCCATGATTGGCGCTTCTGGCAGTGAAGCCGCTCCAGCCTTGCTGACCAACGCCGCACCGAGGAGCGCCGCGCCTGAGCCGCCGAGAAAATTTCGACGTGAAACCATGTTCATTTACCTTCTGAATTCATCGGCGACGCGGGCTGCGTCGCAGGAGCGGGCAACGGCGAGTCCTGCATCGGAGCCGCTGCTGGTTGCGCGGCAGGAGCCGGCGCTTCAGCGCCGCGCAGTATGTCGGGCGCTTGCGCAATGGCAAGCCGCGGAAGCCGGCCACCCAGCGACTGTTGAAGGTCCGTCTCCGCAAGCCAGTAGTCTTTCAGCGCGTCGATGTATCCGTTAACGGCCGCGACCTGGTCGCGCGAATCGGCGAGCAGTTCGAATACGCTTGTCAGCATGCCGTTGTAGCGCAGCAGCATTTCATCCGAGATGGTCTTGCGCACAGGCACGACTTCATCGCGGTAGTGCCTGGCAACGTCGTAGCTCGTCACGTACGCGGAGTACGACTCGCGAACCTCGGAACGTGCATCAATCGCCGTCTGGGCAAGCCGGTTCGCCGACTGCATGTAGATAGCTTCGGCCCGTGCGACTTTCGCGCTGCCCCAATCGAAGATGGGAATATCGACGCTGATTTCGTACCCGTGCTCGTGCCCCTTGTCAGTCTCGAAGTTGTCGAGATAACCAACGTCCAGCGCATTGATGAACCGGGTTGCCTTGCTCAGACCCAGCGAAGTTGCAACGCCTTGTGTTCTCAGCTTCGCCGCCTGAATATCGAGGCGGTTTTGCATCGCAAAGCTCTCGACGTCATTCAGTTGAGGCCTGTCCTTCGGCACGTCAGGCAGACGGTCCTGCAGCTTGTACTGGGTTCCTGCGCCCCACAAGCCCATCGTGCGTGTGAGCTTCTCCCGGGCTACGACCGATTGCTGTCGGGCCTTGGCCAGTTGCGCGACCGACTCAGCGTAAAAAGCCTGCTCGCGCGCATAGTCGAGCTTGCTGAAACTGCCGGCCTGACGCATGCGCAACGCGAGTTCTGCCCCAGCTTCGGCCGAGTCCTTGACCTCGGCGGCGTAAAGGGCGGACTGCTCTGCAGCTACCGCGTTGACGTAGGCCTTTCGGGCGTCAGCAGCGACGATGAGCATCGCGTTGGCAGTCTCGAGCTTCGTCTGTTCAAACCGCCGACTCTCGATGCGGGTCGCCACCGGCAGAGTGAGCACCCCCAATACGCCCATCGAGAAGGTCCGGCTGATGCTGATGCCATCGCTCCAGTGCGTCCGACTGAACGTAAATCCGGGATTGGGCAGACGACCCGCCTGCACGAGGTCGGCCTCGGAGATGCCGAGTTCGGCGTACGATGCCTGGAGTCCCCGGTTGTTCAGCAGCGCGACCTGAACGGCATCGTCCATACCGAGCGGCTTCGACAGCAGTTCCTGAGTGCGCTTGAAAACGGCTTCACGGTCTTCGTCGGTTTTGACGTAGACCGCATCCTTGCCAAGCCGCTCAGACGCGGTAGTCGATACGGCGTTGAATCCCCCGTCCTTGGAGAACGTCGTGCAGCCGGCGAGGAGTGTTGTCGCGAAAGCGATGCATGCCAAGCGGTTAGGAGCGAGGTATCGAATCATTTCGACTCACCTCCGTGCTCGTGCCCGCCCTTCCCCTCTTGTGGCGATTCGGCTTGTTGACCGTGCTTCGTTCCAGTCTTCCGTTGACCGGGCGCGACAGCGCGATTCAGCTGTTGCCAGCCGGGTGTTTCCCCGTCCTGCCAGGATTTGTAGCCGTCAAACGCTGACTGCACGGTGACAGCCGGAACCGATGCCCCGGCATCTGTCGGGTCGGGCAAAGCAGCGTGCGCGAGCAACGGCAACACTGCGCCCGCGCCGATAAGCGCCGCAGATATTGTTCGCATGAATTTTTCTCGTCGTGAACCATCCGGAGACCATGACGGGCTCCAGAAAGACCTTCCGGTCGCAGCCAATGGCCGCGACTGCGTGGATTAGACGAGAATGGACCGAGGAGGACGTTCAATGCCGCCGGTCAGGAACAACGCGACGCCGGCGTCTGCAGGCATTGAGACAGAGAAATGAGTCAGGTCAGTCGAAGCGGAAACCGCAGAGACGGCCGGTAACGCTGCACCGACACAGCAGGATGCGCAGGTGAGGCACGCGTGAGCGTGGTGGCCGCCGTTATGGTCGTGGCCGTTATGGTCGTGGCCGTCGTGGTCATCAACGTCCGCCACGACCTCATGTTCGTCCATCGGCCCAGATTGGCCGAGATGGCGAGTAGCAGATTCGTTACCGGCCACTTCCGAAGGAGCACAAACCATCGAGACGGCCGCGAACGACTGAACCGGAAGGCTCAGTGCCAGCAGCACGACGAGAAAGAGTTTGCGCCAGTAGGACATGGGTGCAAAGTTTAGCACGGGGTCAAGGCCACTGTAAGCGCGCCAACGTGTCAGTGTGTAACGGCAAAAAGGCTGAGTTGGGGTAGTTTCACTCCCGCGTGAGGTTGGCGGGTCAGATGAATCCACGTGTTCGCGAAGGCATCCACGGCGTTGCCATGTCGGACCGGCGATTTCGCCCCCCCATTGACCTTCCCACCATG from Paraburkholderia caribensis includes:
- a CDS encoding copper oxidase is translated as MVSRRNFLGGSGAALLGAALVSKAGAASLPEAPIMEKTATQPPLVPPNGRPYTPVATLNGWTLPWRMKNGWKEFHLIAEPVVREMAPGMKANLWGYNGQAPGPTIEAVEGDKVRIFVTNKLPEHTTVHWHGMLVPSGMDGVGGLTQPHIPPGKTFVYEFQLEKHGTFMYHPHADEMVQMAMGMMGTFIVHPKDRSVMQVDRDFVFLMSAYDIDPGSFTPRVNEMTDFNMWTWNARVFPGVDPLPVRAGDRVRIRFGNLTMTNHPIHLHGYSFEVAGTDGGWIPPSARWPEVTADVAVGQMRAIEFTANRPGDWAFHCHKSHHTMNAMGHQVPNLIGVPQKDLAKRINKLVPDYMAMGSSGGSMGEMEMPLPDNTLPMMTGTGPFGALEMGGMFTVVKVREGLGRNDYRDPGWFKHPKGTVAYEYTGELPDS
- a CDS encoding TolC family protein codes for the protein MIRYLAPNRLACIAFATTLLAGCTTFSKDGGFNAVSTTASERLGKDAVYVKTDEDREAVFKRTQELLSKPLGMDDAVQVALLNNRGLQASYAELGISEADLVQAGRLPNPGFTFSRTHWSDGISISRTFSMGVLGVLTLPVATRIESRRFEQTKLETANAMLIVAADARKAYVNAVAAEQSALYAAEVKDSAEAGAELALRMRQAGSFSKLDYAREQAFYAESVAQLAKARQQSVVAREKLTRTMGLWGAGTQYKLQDRLPDVPKDRPQLNDVESFAMQNRLDIQAAKLRTQGVATSLGLSKATRFINALDVGYLDNFETDKGHEHGYEISVDIPIFDWGSAKVARAEAIYMQSANRLAQTAIDARSEVRESYSAYVTSYDVARHYRDEVVPVRKTISDEMLLRYNGMLTSVFELLADSRDQVAAVNGYIDALKDYWLAETDLQQSLGGRLPRLAIAQAPDILRGAEAPAPAAQPAAAPMQDSPLPAPATQPASPMNSEGK